From Hyla sarda isolate aHylSar1 chromosome 5, aHylSar1.hap1, whole genome shotgun sequence, a single genomic window includes:
- the LOC130272629 gene encoding protein spinster homolog 1-like encodes MEDHSDMDVEKGDIPERQNLPSLSVMSTTRSIITVVLLAFVNLLIYANRSSVAGVLPYIQKAYDTNASLSGLLNTLFIGSYVLVAPIAGYLGDHCNKKYTVCAGVIVWLSMTLTLSFIPDGYFLLFLLTSGLVGAGEATFCTIAPSIIADLFTSDQRTRMLNVFYSVIPVGCGLGYIIGPKVTDAARGDWHWAFRVTPGLGLIAVALMILVTKELPRTTTNGKKNNKSQKFAKWATDLKKLFKNRSFMLTTMGSTAVSFIVGAIGVWGPSYLTHARTLLQEKDPCRAEPCDYHDILIFGVVTVVSGILGVVAGTEISKRYRKSNPRADPLVCGCAMMLSAPFLLLALTFGNISLVATNIFIFIGETLLSVNFTLISDIILKVVTPWRRSSALAVQMTIYHLLGDAGSPYLIGLISDTYKRGYAKSPLLKYRSLEYALMTCTIMAVIGGAFFMATALYIERDEKEAEMESEPPSSSSSSLLPADEDHASD; translated from the coding sequence atggaggaccatagtgatatggatgtagaaaagggcgatatccctgagaggcagaacctgccatctctaagcgtgatgtccaccacacgttccatcatcaccgtagtgctcctcgcctttgttaatttgctcatctatgcaaatcgctccagcgtggcgggggtgctgccttatatacagaaagcatatgacaccaatgctagtctgtccggcttattgaatacattgttcattggaagctacgtgctggttgcaccaattgccggatatttgggcgaccactgtaataagaaatatactgtttgcgcaggagtcatcgtttggctgagcatgacacttaccctgtcattcatccctgacgggtacttcctgctcttcctgctgacgagtggactggttggagccggagaggcgactttctgcaccatcgccccctccatcattgcagacctttttacaagtgaccagcggacccgcatgctgaacgtgttttactccgtcatacctgtaggctgcggactaggatacatcatcgggcccaaagtgactgatgcagcaaggggtgattggcactgggcgtttcgagtcacccctggcctgggcctcatagctgtggctttgatgattttggtcacaaaagagcttccaagaacgactacaaacgggaagaagaacaacaaatcccagaagtttgccaaatgggcgacagatctgaaaaaactatttaaaaatcgaagcttcatgttaaccaccatgggatcgacggctgtatccttcatagtgggagccataggtgtatggggtccgtcatacctgacccacgcacgaacactcctacaagagaaggacccttgccgtgctgaaccgtgtgactatcacgacatcctaatatttggtgtggttacagtcgtttccggcattctgggagttgtagcagggacggagataagtaaaagatatcgcaaatccaacccacgggcggacccgcttgtgtgtggatgcgcgatgatgctctccgccccttttcttctgttggcattgacttttggcaacatcagcctcgttgccaccaacatcttcatcttcatcggagagacgcttctgtcagtaaatttcaccctcatatctgacattatactaaaagtagtaactccgtggaggagatcttcagccctggccgtgcagatgacaatctatcacctcctaggtgacgccggcagcccgtacctcatcggcctgatatctgacacctacaaacgaggatatgccaaatcccctcttctgaaataccgcagcctggagtatgccctcatgacctgcaccataatggcagtcatcggaggggccttcttcatggccacggccctatatatagagagggatgaaaaagaagcagagatggaatcagaacctccgtcatcctcctcctcctcactgcttcctgccgatgaggaccacgcttcagactga